The following are encoded together in the Neomonachus schauinslandi chromosome 15, ASM220157v2, whole genome shotgun sequence genome:
- the LOC110570366 gene encoding uncharacterized protein LOC110570366, whose amino-acid sequence MILDGGLFILRVPHERKKENKKQEVLPEDQPLPDGQMLQKGEGVQIFKDKAKDTGGDKATKEGPSLGRTEPRKDAKETYVHGIRKGFRYVAIAQFLKVHVAHLPQQGPFRHFMDMKAEKRLAGRKECRSRFGDISVRKCYQFGQIFSPFQALATTEMQRLVFPRDLPMSPNLQRMGISCTTEGNLQDSELGVRKDDSNHKKEKPVSHIKMPLFPPIVKATKSNDMK is encoded by the exons ATGATACTTGATGGTGGCCTTTTTATCCTCAGAGTTCCccatgagaggaaaaaagagaacaagaagcaAGAGGTACTGCCTGAAGACCAGCCCTTGCCTGATGGGCAGATGCTGCAGAAGGGGGAAGGTGTCCAGATCTTTAAGGACAAAGCAAAAGACACAGGAGGTGACAAGGCTACTAAGGAAGGCCCATCTCTTGGCAGAACGGAACCGAGAAAAGATGCCAAGG AGACCTATGTGCATGGAATCAGAAAGGGCTTTCGTTACGTGGCCATTGCTCAGTTCTTGAAA GTGCATGTGGCCCATCTGCCCCAGCAGGGCCCCTTCCGGCACTTCATGGacatgaaggcagagaagagactAGCCGGCCGGAAGGAGTGCCGCAGTCGCTTTGGAGACATCAGCGTGCGCAAATGCTATCAGTTTGGGCAGATCTTCTCCCCTTTCCAGGCCCTTGCCACAACG GAGATGCAAAGGCTGGTGTTTCCCCGAGACCTGCCCATGAGTCCGAACCTGCAGAGAATGGGAATTTCCTGCACCACTGAAGGGAATCTCCAGGATTCAGAGCTGGGTGTGAGAAAGGATGACAGCAACCACAAGAAAGAGAAGCCAGTGAGTCACATTAAAATGCCTTTATTCCCCCCAATAGTTAAAGCAACAAAATCTAAtgacatgaaataa